A single genomic interval of Fimbriimonadaceae bacterium harbors:
- a CDS encoding N-acetylmuramoyl-L-alanine amidase — MRKRIVLAFAAWALGMGLAAAPVRPKTVCIDPGHPSENGSGARGKTLTEVGVAWSVAVLVRDKLERAGVRVVMTKQSVDEKVTNQRRAEIANKARADVMLRLHCDAGATRGFAVYYPDKVGTVGGATGPSKAVRETSATLAKTFHTELAARLKGSLPDRGLHTDGATLIGGKQGALTGSIYSEVPVLLVEMLVITNAEDEAFAKSPKGLETLSEALAQAVLRL, encoded by the coding sequence ATGCGTAAGCGGATCGTGCTGGCGTTCGCCGCGTGGGCGCTCGGCATGGGGCTCGCCGCCGCGCCCGTGCGGCCCAAGACCGTCTGCATCGACCCCGGCCATCCCTCCGAAAACGGATCGGGCGCCCGCGGCAAGACGTTGACCGAGGTCGGGGTGGCGTGGAGCGTCGCGGTGCTGGTGCGCGACAAGCTGGAACGTGCGGGCGTGCGCGTCGTGATGACCAAGCAGTCGGTGGACGAGAAGGTCACCAACCAACGCCGGGCCGAGATCGCCAACAAGGCGCGCGCCGACGTGATGCTTCGGCTGCACTGCGATGCGGGGGCGACTCGCGGGTTTGCGGTGTACTACCCGGACAAGGTCGGCACGGTCGGCGGGGCGACCGGACCGTCGAAGGCCGTCCGCGAGACCAGCGCAACGCTTGCGAAAACCTTCCATACCGAACTGGCTGCGCGCTTGAAGGGCTCGCTTCCCGACCGGGGCCTGCATACCGACGGTGCCACCTTGATCGGCGGAAAGCAGGGGGCGCTCACCGGCTCGATCTACTCGGAGGTGCCCGTGCTCCTCGTGGAGATGTTGGTCATCACCAACGCGGAAGACGAGGCGTTCGCCAAGTCGCCCAAGGGGCTGGAAACCCTGAGCGAAGCCCTGGCGCAGGCCGTCCTCCGCCTCTAG
- a CDS encoding thioredoxin family protein → MRRWSLLSAGLVAALLVMAAAPAGIRWERSLDAAMRSARRTRRPVMILFLDPSPVSAKFEQATFGDAKVVRASRAWHCVRVERDQQPELAKARGVAAFPTVVFTDRAGKEIGRLVGSRPPSEWLEDVKALPKPVGGR, encoded by the coding sequence ATGCGCCGATGGAGTCTTCTTTCAGCCGGGCTTGTCGCAGCCCTTCTCGTGATGGCCGCGGCGCCCGCGGGCATTCGCTGGGAGCGCTCCCTGGACGCGGCGATGCGCTCGGCCAGGCGCACGCGGCGTCCGGTGATGATCCTGTTCCTCGACCCCTCGCCCGTGTCCGCGAAGTTCGAGCAAGCCACGTTTGGGGATGCGAAGGTGGTGCGGGCGTCGCGTGCTTGGCACTGCGTGCGCGTCGAGCGGGACCAACAACCCGAGCTGGCGAAGGCGCGCGGCGTCGCGGCGTTCCCCACGGTCGTGTTCACCGATCGAGCCGGGAAGGAGATCGGGCGGCTCGTCGGATCGCGCCCGCCTTCTGAGTGGCTTGAAGACGTGAAGGCGCTGCCCAAGCCGGTGGGTGGTCGCTAG
- the cysS gene encoding cysteine--tRNA ligase: MQPRAFRLYDTLTRKVKDLELAEPGHLRFYSCGPTVYSYAHIGNFRTFLSGDLVVRTAQALGWRVSYVTNITDVGHLTDDDMADASGEDKMAKGLRSKEGEQFQNVWELADHYADAFKQDWSRLNLQRPLVWPRATQHMRDQILAIQKLIEQGHAYETPTGVYFSVPSFEGYGKLSGNRDQEQLYRAVRNVVTDENKRYPADFALWKKDDKHLMQWYSPWGWGFPGWHIECSVMSMEYLGTTLDLHAGGEDLIFPHHECEIAQSESLTGKPFATHWMHTRFLLVDGEKMSKSQGNFYTVRQLLEEHDADPLALRYALISGVYSKPLNFTLQTLRDATQNVDRFRTCEEAAKKAVEGANPGEDRVGATLDDLYDQALDAMANDLNTSIALAKALEGTRVILREGDALSAASAEAAMRFLDRINALLGIVRHEEPQGEETRGPVVDEAWVKAKIEERAAAKSAKDFALADAIRNEIEAAGVELRDTPEGTVWRTLR, encoded by the coding sequence GTGCAGCCGCGCGCTTTTCGCCTCTACGACACCCTGACTCGCAAGGTCAAAGACCTCGAGCTGGCCGAGCCCGGCCACCTTCGGTTCTACTCGTGCGGCCCCACGGTGTACAGCTACGCGCACATCGGCAACTTCCGTACGTTCCTCTCCGGCGACCTCGTGGTCCGCACGGCCCAGGCCTTGGGCTGGCGCGTCAGCTACGTCACCAACATCACGGACGTCGGCCACCTCACCGACGACGACATGGCCGACGCCTCGGGCGAAGACAAGATGGCGAAGGGCCTGCGCTCCAAGGAGGGCGAGCAGTTCCAGAACGTGTGGGAGCTGGCCGATCACTATGCCGACGCCTTCAAGCAGGATTGGTCTCGGCTGAACCTGCAGCGGCCGTTGGTTTGGCCCAGGGCCACGCAGCACATGCGGGACCAGATCCTCGCCATCCAGAAGCTGATCGAGCAGGGACACGCGTACGAAACGCCGACGGGCGTGTACTTCTCCGTTCCCAGCTTCGAGGGGTACGGCAAGCTGTCGGGCAATCGCGACCAGGAGCAGCTTTATCGAGCCGTGCGCAACGTGGTGACGGACGAGAACAAGCGGTACCCCGCGGACTTCGCCCTGTGGAAGAAGGACGACAAGCACCTGATGCAGTGGTACAGCCCGTGGGGATGGGGCTTCCCGGGCTGGCACATCGAGTGCAGCGTGATGTCGATGGAGTATCTGGGGACGACGCTCGACCTGCACGCGGGCGGCGAGGACCTGATCTTTCCGCACCACGAATGCGAGATCGCCCAATCCGAATCGCTGACCGGCAAGCCGTTCGCCACGCACTGGATGCACACGCGATTCCTCCTCGTCGACGGAGAGAAGATGTCGAAGAGCCAAGGCAATTTCTACACGGTGCGGCAGTTGCTCGAGGAGCACGACGCCGACCCCCTGGCGCTGCGTTACGCGCTGATCTCAGGGGTCTACAGCAAACCGCTGAACTTCACGCTGCAGACCCTGCGCGACGCGACGCAGAACGTGGACCGGTTCCGCACGTGCGAGGAGGCCGCCAAGAAGGCGGTGGAAGGCGCCAACCCCGGCGAAGACCGGGTGGGGGCGACGCTCGACGACCTTTACGATCAGGCGCTGGACGCGATGGCCAACGACCTGAACACTTCGATCGCGCTCGCCAAGGCGTTGGAGGGCACCCGGGTGATCCTCCGCGAAGGGGACGCGCTCAGCGCGGCTTCGGCCGAAGCGGCGATGCGGTTTCTCGACCGCATCAACGCGCTTCTGGGAATCGTGCGCCACGAGGAGCCCCAAGGCGAGGAGACCCGCGGGCCGGTGGTGGACGAGGCCTGGGTAAAGGCGAAGATCGAAGAGCGCGCCGCGGCGAAGTCGGCCAAGGACTTCGCACTCGCGGACGCGATCCGGAACGAGATCGAAGCGGCCGGCGTCGAGTTGCGCGACACCCCCGAGGGCACGGTCTGGCGCACCCTG